The Tenacibaculum jejuense genome includes a window with the following:
- a CDS encoding DUF2061 domain-containing protein — MIIEQVIEDKSNFKEDRYSEKPIRSIIKSISWRAVGTIDTIVISWLITGEVDTALSIGGIELVTKMLLYFFHERVWNSIKWGRK; from the coding sequence ATGATAATTGAACAAGTAATAGAAGATAAATCGAATTTCAAGGAAGATAGATACTCCGAAAAACCAATACGAAGTATTATAAAATCAATTAGTTGGAGAGCAGTCGGTACTATAGATACAATCGTAATTTCTTGGTTAATTACAGGAGAAGTAGATACGGCATTATCAATCGGAGGAATTGAATTAGTAACTAAAATGCTGTTGTATTTTTTTCATGAAAGAGTTTGGAATAGCATCAAATGGGGTAGAAAATGA
- a CDS encoding RrF2 family transcriptional regulator, with product MLSKKTKYGIKALTFIAKQEKGEKVQIATISESENISHKFLESILLTLRKAGVLGAKKGKGGGYYMIKEPSEVKMTEVIRTLEGPIAMVPCVSLNFYEKCDDCPDEQACAVHKLMIQVRDNTLHVLRNTTLADLV from the coding sequence ATGCTTTCTAAGAAAACAAAATATGGGATTAAGGCTTTAACTTTTATTGCGAAGCAAGAAAAAGGAGAAAAGGTTCAGATTGCAACAATATCTGAAAGTGAAAATATCTCTCATAAATTTTTAGAAAGTATATTACTTACCTTAAGAAAAGCAGGTGTTTTAGGAGCCAAAAAAGGAAAGGGTGGAGGTTATTACATGATTAAAGAACCATCTGAGGTTAAAATGACAGAAGTAATCCGAACTCTTGAAGGTCCAATTGCAATGGTACCGTGTGTAAGCTTGAATTTTTATGAAAAATGCGATGATTGTCCAGATGAACAAGCATGTGCAGTACACAAATTAATGATTCAAGTACGAGATAATACTTTACATGTGCTGCGAAATACTACACTTGCTGATTTAGTTTAG
- a CDS encoding O-succinylhomoserine sulfhydrylase, giving the protein MSKNFETQAVRIQTERSQFSEHSTPLYLTSSFVFDDAEDMRASFAEEKPRNLYSRFSNPNTTEFVDKIVAMEGAEAGYAFATGMGAVFSTFAALLSAGDHIVSSRSVFGSTHSLFTKYLPKWNIETSYFKVNELDKVESLIQPNTKILYAESPTNPAVDILDLEALSQIAKKNNLLLVIDNCFATPYLQNPIKFGADLVIHSATKLIDGQGRVLGGVTVGKAELIKEIYLFSRNTGPAMSPFNAWVLSKSLETLAVRVDKHCQNALKVAQFLEAHPAVNFVKYPFLPSHPQYEVAKKQMKLGGNIVAFEIKGGIEAGRKFLNKIKLCSLSANLGDSRTIVTHPASTTHSKLSEEDRLEVGITDGLVRSSIGLEFVDDVIEDLKQALEV; this is encoded by the coding sequence ATGAGTAAGAATTTTGAAACACAGGCCGTAAGGATTCAGACAGAACGTTCACAGTTTTCAGAACATTCTACACCATTATATTTAACATCGAGTTTTGTTTTTGATGATGCAGAAGATATGCGAGCATCTTTTGCTGAAGAGAAACCGAGAAATCTATACAGTAGATTTTCTAATCCAAATACTACAGAGTTTGTAGATAAAATAGTTGCAATGGAAGGAGCAGAAGCAGGTTATGCATTTGCTACAGGAATGGGCGCTGTGTTTTCAACATTTGCAGCATTATTAAGTGCTGGAGATCATATCGTTTCTTCACGTTCTGTTTTTGGTTCAACACACAGTTTATTTACGAAGTATTTACCAAAATGGAATATAGAAACTAGTTATTTTAAAGTTAATGAATTAGATAAAGTTGAAAGTTTAATCCAACCGAATACTAAAATTTTATATGCAGAATCACCTACAAATCCAGCAGTAGATATTTTGGATTTAGAGGCTTTATCTCAAATTGCTAAAAAAAATAATTTGTTATTGGTGATAGACAATTGTTTCGCAACACCATATTTACAAAATCCAATAAAATTCGGAGCAGATTTAGTAATTCATTCAGCGACAAAATTGATTGACGGACAAGGTAGAGTTTTAGGTGGAGTGACAGTAGGAAAAGCAGAATTGATTAAAGAAATCTACCTATTTTCTAGAAATACTGGTCCGGCGATGTCACCATTTAATGCTTGGGTTTTATCTAAAAGTCTAGAAACCTTAGCTGTTCGAGTAGATAAACATTGTCAGAATGCATTAAAAGTAGCTCAATTTTTAGAAGCACATCCAGCGGTAAATTTTGTGAAATATCCTTTTTTACCATCGCATCCTCAATATGAAGTAGCAAAAAAGCAGATGAAATTGGGAGGTAATATTGTAGCTTTTGAAATTAAAGGAGGAATCGAAGCTGGAAGAAAGTTTTTAAATAAAATTAAATTATGTTCTTTATCAGCAAATTTAGGAGATTCAAGAACAATTGTAACGCATCCTGCTTCTACAACTCACAGTAAATTAAGCGAAGAAGATCGACTAGAAGTTGGCATTACAGATGGATTAGTACGTAGCTCGATAGGATTAGAATTTGTAGATGATGTTATTGAAGATCTAAAACAAGCGTTAGAAGTGTAA
- a CDS encoding OsmC family protein, with translation MNIQLKNYNKHLLFEAKNQTGYSLLVGQTQDETSVNAIRPMELMLVSLASCSSIDVVKILNKQKVYDFDYNVSIDATRKEDEIPAIFQDITITYSFNGTVSSAKVKKATSLAVEKYCSVAKIIEQTAKINYKIILNNEEI, from the coding sequence ATGAACATTCAACTAAAAAATTATAACAAACACCTATTATTTGAAGCAAAAAATCAAACGGGTTATTCATTATTAGTGGGGCAAACTCAAGATGAAACTTCAGTAAATGCTATTCGTCCGATGGAATTAATGTTAGTAAGTCTGGCAAGTTGCAGTAGTATCGATGTCGTAAAAATTCTAAACAAACAAAAGGTTTACGATTTCGATTATAATGTTTCAATAGACGCTACTCGTAAAGAAGATGAAATACCAGCAATTTTTCAAGATATCACCATTACGTATAGTTTTAATGGAACCGTAAGTAGTGCAAAAGTAAAAAAGGCAACAAGTTTAGCAGTAGAAAAATATTGTTCTGTAGCTAAGATTATAGAGCAAACAGCTAAAATTAACTATAAAATTATTTTGAATAACGAAGAGATATGA